A stretch of the Rosa rugosa chromosome 5, drRosRugo1.1, whole genome shotgun sequence genome encodes the following:
- the LOC133709393 gene encoding uncharacterized protein LOC133709393 — translation MAGVSLKCGDCGALLRSVEEAQEHAELTSHSNFAESTEAVLNLVCSTCGKPCRSKTESDLHTKRTGHTEFVDKTADAAKPISLEVPKVTASESEDVAATSQTEEMVVPEVDKNLLQELEGMGFSKERATRALHYSGNASLEAAVNWVVEHENDMDIDEMPLVPVNSKVEAPKPSLTPEQLKAKQHELREKARKKKEEEEKRMEREREKERIRVGKELLEAKRIEEENERKRILALRKAEKEEEKRARERIRQKLEEDKAERRRKLGLPPEDPSTTKPSAPVVEEKKMSLPVRPATKAEQMRECLRSLKQNHKEDDAKVKRAFQTLLTFVGNVVKNPDEEKFRKIRLTNQSFQERVGSLRGGTQFLELCGFEKMEGGEFLFLARDKVDMAVLHSAGSELDSAIKNPFFGVL, via the exons ATGGCGGGCGTATCTCTCAAGTGCGGGGACTGTGGGGCTCTCCTCAGGTCTGTTGAGGAAGCCCAAGAGCATGCCGAGCTCACCTCCCACTCCAACTTTGCTGAGTCCACCGAGGCTGTTCTCAACCTCGTCTGCTCTACTTGCGGCAAACCATGCCGATCCAAAACC GAAAGTGACCTGCACACCAAAAGAACTGGGCACACCGAGTTTGTTGATAAGACTGCGGATGCAGCAAAACCGATAAGTTTGGAGGTTCCAAAGGTGACTGCTTCAGAGTCGGAAGATGTTGCTGCAACTAGCCAGACCGAAG AAATGGTAGTTCCAGAGGTCGACAAAAATCTGCTTCAGGAACTTGAAGGAATGGGATTTTCAAAAGAGCGGGCAACCCGTGCACTTCACTATTCCG GTAATGCTAGCCTGGAGGCTGCTGTCAATTGGGTAGTTGAACATGAGAATGATATGGACATAGATGAGATGCCTTTG GTACCAGTCAACTCCAAAGTGGAGGCTCCAAAACCTTCTCTCACACCAGAGCAATTGAAAGCCAAGCAACATGAGCTTAG GGAGAAGGCccggaagaaaaaagaagaagaagagaagagaatggaaagagaaagagaaaag GAGAGGATTCGAGTGGGCAAGGAACTCCTAGAAGCGAAGAggatagaagaagaaaatgaaagaaaacg GATTTTGGCCTTACGAAAAGCtgagaaagaggaagagaaaagagcCAGGGAGAGGATTCGTCAAAAACTGGAAGAAGATAAG GCGGAAAGGAGGAGGAAACTTGGTTTGCCACCAGAAGATCCTTCAACTACAAAACCTTCTGCACCTGTTGTAGAAGAGAAAAAG ATGTCATTGCCAGTTAGGCCTGCTACTAAAGCAGAGCAAATGAGAGAGTGTTTGCGATCTCTTAAGCAGAATCACAAG GAGGATGATGCCAAAGTAAAGAGAGCATTCCAGACTCTTTTAACTTTTGTAGGGAATGTTGTGAAAAATCCTGATGAGGAGAAATTCAGAAAAATAAGACTCACTAACCAATCTTTCCAG GAAAGGGTTGGTTCATTGAGGGGAGGCACTCAGTTTCTTGAGTTGTGTGGATTTGAGAAAATGGAAGGCGGTGAGTTCTTGTTTCTTGCTAGAGACAAGGTTGACATGGCAGTACTCCATTCAGCTGGGTCTGAGCTAGACTCTGCAATAAAGAATCCCTTCTTTGGTGTTTTGTAA
- the LOC133711404 gene encoding uncharacterized protein LOC133711404 translates to MDLRSEIERLCRSESGLRSMDLRSEIDRLSRKRKEDNLRRVVETSEGNLRIFALASSSDHDVDEGDNGGSRKRMRRHRGCNAVVSSTKLAAERTRPVRSAVKPYDDGGDLNKHTRGIGMKLQMKMGYNGRGLGKNEEGIEAELRSKNEGLGFDYKEGTKLLRRRPTSFVKAKVVHKSVAAGDNDHKKSKTEITKKPSSLDTSTGEEHKPNEQPNEAITSAAATGMEKKTITKGVDLLGKVMADMRRPLDGILADFENLSLKGTSSTCILAM, encoded by the coding sequence ATGGATTTGAGATCTGAAATCGAGAGGCTCTGCAGATCTGAATCTGGTCTGAGATCGATGGATTTGAGATCTGAAATCGATCGCCTTTCTCGCAAGCGCAAGGAGGACAATCTCCGACGCGTCGTTGAGACCTCCGAAGGAAATCTCCGCATCTTCGCTCTCGCTTCCTCCTCCGACCACGACGTCGACGAAGGAGACAACGGCGGCTCCAGAAAACGCATGAGGCGACACCGCGGCTGCAACGCCGTCGTTTCATCCACCAAGCTGGCCGCGGAGCGCACCAGGCCCGTCAGATCCGCCGTGAAACCCTATGACGACGGTGGGGATCTGAATAAACACACGAGGGGCATCGGCATGAAATTGCAGATGAAGATGGGCTATAACGGACGTGGACTCGGCAAAAACGAGGAAGGTATTGAAGCCGAATTGAGGTCCAAAAATGAAGGTCTTGGTTTTGATTACAAGGAGGGGACTAAGCTGCTGCGGCGGCGGCCCACATCGTTTGTGAAAGCCAAGGTGGTGCACAAAAGTGTCGCTGCTGGTGACAATGATCACAAGAAGAGCAAAACAGAAATAACCAAAAAACCAAGCAGCCTAGACACTAGTACAGGGGAAGAACACAAGCCCAACGAGCAGCCTAATGAGGCAATTACCAGTGCCGCCGCCACCGGGATGGAGAAGAAGACGATTACCAAAGGTGTCGATTTGCTGGGAAAGGTGATGGCTGATATGAGAAGACCTCTTGATGGAATCTTGGCCGACTTTGAGAACTTGAGTTTGAAAGGTACCAGCTCCACGTGCATCTTAGCTATGTAG
- the LOC133711405 gene encoding uncharacterized protein LOC133711405, with protein MEQSRDRAAGGSINSPPWFDGGCEKYTQWKIYMKSYLYAQDEHVWNIVENCWKTPIVPAKVIVILQSKLGICCRLHIKTTKSLGAPFDEDKVVKKILRALPEKFHSKVTSIEDSFDIDDYPLDELIGNLKTYELRLKPENKSKGVAFKVVKGTEEEAKPLDLALPTKEFKKFLRNKSSSQNFNAPKKNFVSSGSSDNNAKSRKGNFRGNNSGKIKCYECGGYGHISTDCGNKKHGSNNNKYLLSTWSDDETQEAENVAFVSSFSLDSESDEGFSDDETTVRCKQLYKASKSTLVKNASLEDEVELLKAEKDKLEHSQTWKNECAELKNKIKMLELEEELKSTQEKFTKFEISSGTASKLFSSGKAHHDTFGLGYSGESSKSTRSVREMNPVVGQGDSVTKVIKDTTTRPRTKVDKEPKPLQNVTQANMHTVNKPVWIRNELNNCSYNHIDSSDSINANCLMACVSTDITSSHIDATCLVALTALPDKRKDFWYMDSGCSRHMTGDTSWFSSFQDECTTGSVTFGDGRKAKILAQDPVNTPGIPNLQNVLYVEGLTANLISVSHLADDYEDVWFKKQRCLAYFFVRSAEETFETWHRRLGHVNYQDLLKLSTKQCVRGLPSLSVLELLHMDLMGPAQIESIGGKNYMIVVVDDFSKYTWVNFLRDKAETFESFKGLGQRMLIEKQSTNMCLIRVRSDNGTEFKNVAFANYFHELGVSHEFSAPITPQKNGIVERKNRVLLDMARVMIHSAGISTNFWAEAISTACYAINRVFLRPGTEQTAYELWKGKKPNIGHFSCFRKSMLYLVRSRATRQADIDVDTSSPSSSVPQDTSKTNEQDEHVDSIFKPAPVIRRGFKQVQKDHSSQDVIGKLSDGLKTRSQAATQVSLNEVEGLDFDETFAHVARLESVRLLLAVACRLRFKLFQMEVKTTFLNGILQEEVYVEQPQGFKDPHNLDHIYRLKKALYGLK; from the exons ATGGAACAATCACGAGATAGAGCTGCTGGTGGATCTATTAACAGTCCTCCATGGTTTGATGGAGGATGTGAAAAGTATACTCAATGGaagatatacatgaaatcatATTTGTATGCTCAAGATGAACATGTATGGAATATTGTGGAAAATTGCTGGAAGACACCTATAGTTCCAGCTAAAG TCATTGTGATACTGCAAAGCAAGCTTGGGATCTGCTGCAGACTACATATCAAGACAACAAAAAG TCTTGGTGCCccttttgatgaagataagGTTGTTAAGAAAATTCTTAGGGCCTTGCCAGAGAAGTTTCATTCTAAGGTCACTAGCATTGAGGATTCTTTTGATATTGATGACTATCCACTGGATGAACTTATTGGAAATCTCAAAACGTATGAACTAAGGCTAAAACCTGAAAATAAATCCAAAGGTGTAGCTTTCAAGGTCGTAAAAGGGACAGAAGAGGAGGCTAAACCACTTGACCTTGCTCTTCCGACTAAAGAATTCAAAAAGTTCCTTAGAAACAAATCTTCTTCTCAAAATTTCAATGCTCCCAAGAAAAACTTTGTCAGTAGTGGTAGCAGTGATAACAATGCTAAAAGTAGGAAAGGAAATTTTAGAGGAAATAATTCTGGAAAAATTAAATGCTATGAATGTGGTGGCTATGGCCATATTTCTACTGATTGTGGTAACAAGAAGCATGGAAGTAACAATAACAAATATCTTCTCTCGACATGGAGTGATGATGAAACTCAAGAGGCTGAAAATGTAGCTTTCGTCTCATCTTTCTCACTTGATTCTGAAAGTGATGAAGGATTCTCAGATGACGAGACCACTGTCCGTTGCAAACAACTCTATAAAGCATCAAAATCCACATTGGTAAAAAATGCAAGCTTGGAAGATGAAGTTGAGTTATTAAAGGCTGAGAAAGACAAGTTGGAGC ATTCTCAGACTTGGAAGAATGAATGTGCTGAGCTCAAGAACAAAATCAAGATGCTTGAACTTGAG GAAGAACTGAAGTCCACTCAAGAGAAGTTCACAAAGTTTGAGATAAGTTCTGGAACTGCGTCAAAGTTATTTAGTTCAGGAAAAGCCCATCATGATACATTTGGACTTGGATATTCGGGAGAAAGTTCCAAAAGTACACGCTCTGTGAGAGAAATGAATCCAGTAGTGGGGCAAGGTGATTCAGTCACTAAGGTCATAAAGGACACTACCACAAGACCCAGGACAAAAGTTGACAAGGAACCGAAACCTCTTCAGAATGTCACTCAG GCAAACATGCACACTGTGAATAAACCTGTCTGGATTAGAAATGAATTGAACAATTGCTCTTATAATCACATTGATTCATCTGACTCCATTAATGCTAATTGTCTTATGGCATGTGTAAGTACAGATATTACTTCATCACATATTGATGCAACTTGCCTGGTAGCACTGACTGCCTTGCCAGACAAGCGAAAGGATTTCTGGTATATGGACAGTGGTTGCTCCAGACACATGACTGGTGACACGTCTTGGTTTTCTTCATTTCAAGATGAATGCACCACGGGCTCAGTTACTTTCGGTGATGGGAGGAAAGCTAAAATTCTTGCACAAGATCCTGTCAATACTCCAGGAATTCCTAATCTCCAAAATGTCTTGTATGTTGAAGGTTTAACTGCTAATCTAATAAGTGTCAGTCACTTGGCTGATGATTATGAGGATGTTTGGTTCAAAAAGCAAAGATGTCTG GCTTACTTCTTTGTACGATCTGCTGAAGAGACCTTTGAAACATGGCACAGAAGATTGGGACATGTGAACTATCAGGATCTGCTCAAACTATCCACCAAACAATGTGTCAGGGGTCTACCAAGTCTGAGTG TGTTGGAACTGCTGCATATGGATCTTATGGGACCAGCTCAAATAGAGAGCATTGGAGGTAAGAATTACATGATAGTTGTAGTCGATGATTTTTCCAAGTATACTTGGGTTAATTTTCTAAGAGACAAAGCTGAAACATTTGAATCCTTCAAAGGATTAGGTCAGAGAATGTTAATTGAAAAACAATCCACAAATATGTGCTTGATAAGAGTAAGGTCCGATAATGGCACTGAATTCAAAAATGTTGCTTTTGCTAACTACTTTCATGAGTTAGGTGTTTCTCATGAGTTTTCAGCTCCTATCACTCCACAGAAGAATGGAATAGTTGAACGCAAGAATAGAGTACTGCTGGACATGGCACGAGTCATGATACATTCTGCAGGTATAAGCACAAATTTCTGGGCTGAAGCAATTAGCACTGCATGTTACGCTATCAACAGAGTCTTCTTGAGACCTGGTACTGAACAAACAGCTTATGAGCTGTGGAAGGGTAAGAAACCTAACATAGGGCATTTTTCGTGTTTTCGGAAGTCCATGCTATATCTTGTGCGATCGAGAGCAACTAG ACAGGCGGATATTGATGTAGATACATCTTCTCCTTCAAGCTCAGTCCCACAAGACACGTCGAAAACTAATGAACAGGATGAACATGTTGACAGCATCTTTAAGCCAGCTCCTGTAATAAGAAGAGGGTTCAAACAAGTCCAGAAGGATCATTCCAGTCAAGATGTCATTGGAAAATTGTCAGATGGTCTCAAAACTAGAAGCCAAGCAGCTACACAGGTGAGTCTGAATGAG GTTGAaggtcttgattttgatgaaacttttgctcATGTTGCTAGATTAGAATCTGTGAGACTACTTCTGGCGGTGGCCTGCCGTCTAAgattcaaattgtttcaaatggaaGTCAAAACTACCTTCCTGAATGGGATACTGCAGGAAGAAGTTTATGTGGAACAACCTCAAGGTTTTAAAGATCCACATAATCTGGACCATATCTACAGACTCAAGAAAGCTCTGTATGGGCTGAAGTAG